A single Sorex araneus isolate mSorAra2 chromosome 8, mSorAra2.pri, whole genome shotgun sequence DNA region contains:
- the CHMP2A gene encoding charged multivesicular body protein 2a, producing the protein MDLLFGRRKTPEELLRQNQRALNRAMRELDRERQKLETQEKKIIADIKKMAKQGQMDAVRIMAKDLVRTRRYVRKFVLMRANIQAVSLKIQTLKSNNSMAQAMKGVTKAMGTMNRQLKLPQIQKIMMEFERQAEIMDMKEEMMNDAIDDAMGDEEDEEESDAVVSQVLDELGLSLSDELSNLPSTGGSLSVAAGGKKAEATASALVDADADLEERLKNLRRD; encoded by the exons ATGGACCTATTGTTTGGGCGCCGGAAGACCCCAGAGGAGCTGCTTCGGCAAAACCAGCGGGCGTTGAATCGAGCTATGCGCGAGCTGGACCGTGAGCGACAGAAGCtggagacacaggagaagaaaatCATTGCAGACATCAAGAAAATGGCCAAGCAGGGccagatg GATGCAGTGCGCATCATGGCAAAGGACCTGGTTCGCACCCGTCGCTACGTGCGCAAGTTTGTATTGATGCGGGCCAATATCCAGGCTGTGTCCCTTAAGATCCAGACACTCAAATCAAACAATTCAATGGCACAAGCCATGAAAGGTGTCACCAAGGCCATGGGCACGATGAATAGACAG CTCAAGTTGCCCCAAATTCAGAAGATCATGATGGAGTTTGAGCGGCAAGCAGAGATCATGGACATGAAAGAGGAGATGATGAATGATGCTATTGATGATGCTATGGGGgatgaagaggatgaagaggagag TGATGCTGTTGTGTCCCAGGTACTTGATGAGCTGGGGTTGAGCCTGTCAGATGAGTTGTCAA ATCTCCCATCCACTGGTGGCTCACTCAGTGTGGCTGCAGGTGGGAAAAAAGCAGAGGCTACAGCCTCTGCCCTCGTAGATGCCGACGCTGACCTGGAGGAGCGGCTCAAGAACCTACGGAGGGACTAA
- the UBE2M gene encoding NEDD8-conjugating enzyme Ubc12: protein MIKLFSLKQQKKEEESAGGTKGSSKKASAAQLRIQKDINELNLPKTCDISFSDPDDLLNFKLVICPDEGFYKSGKFVFSFKVGQGYPHDPPKVKCETMVYHPNIDLEGNVCLNILREDWKPVLTINSIIYGLQYLFLEPNPEDPLNKEAAEVLQNNRRLFEQNVQRSMRGGYIGSTYFERCLK, encoded by the exons atGATCAAGCTGTTCTCGCTGAAGCagcagaagaaggaggaggagtcgGCCGGCGGCACCAAGGGCAGCAGCAAGAAGGCGTCGGCAGCTCAGCTGCGGATCCAGAAAG ACATAAACGAACTGAACCTGCCTAAGACGTGTGACATCAGCTTCTCAGACCCCGACGACCTCCTCAACTTCAAGCTGGTTATCTGTCCTGATGAG GGCTTCTACAAGAGCGGGAAGTTTGTGTTCAGTTTTAAG GTGGGCCAGGGTTACCCGCATGACCCCCCCAAGGTGAAGTGTGAGACGATGGTCTATCACCCCAACATTGACCTAGAGGGCAACGTCTGCCTCAACATTCTCAG AGAGGATTGGAAGCCAGTCCTTACGATAAACTCCATAATTTATGGCCTGCAGTATCTCTTCTTG GAGCCCAACCCTGAAGACCCGCTGAACAAAGAGGCCGCGGAGGTCCTGCAGAACAACCGGCGGCTGTTTGAGCAGAATGTGCAGCGCTCCATGCGGGGAGGCTATATTGGCTCCACCTACTTCGAGCGCTGCCTGAAATAA
- the MZF1 gene encoding LOW QUALITY PROTEIN: myeloid zinc finger 1 (The sequence of the model RefSeq protein was modified relative to this genomic sequence to represent the inferred CDS: inserted 11 bases in 7 codons; deleted 1 base in 1 codon; substituted 4 bases at 4 genomic stop codons), producing the protein MNRILALAFGFTLQKERDCADPDTLSPHFHMPCDLXVAGLLHSHSHEGGFSHMLMLPSDKGGEQDPEDEDXSMGARPNLGHCTLACAQGLEPXHPSTGSRAVQGGHCDLCGKVFSQGSNLLRHPKIHTGRXSFVCCEYGRSFSRSSHLLYHQLTHTEKHPFVCSGYGQGFVHKXEEQRLLHTGEQPSCCTDRGQCFQQRSNLLQHQHIHRATPTXLSQWVPEPLVPSPCTECQESFRWHSVLLEHQAVHTDEQRFGCVECGKCFGCHSVLLPHRWAYSGERPFTCXRQHSNIMQHQCIHQGKLPFFTCAECSKSFRQQPMLMXHLWVHTSEKPFSCPKCGQSSSHCLKHTQHQXTHTREKPYHCTKCSLGYTQVSHLREHQHIHTXERPFTCPKCDQTFRSHXTLTQHQHTHTGEWPSACAECAKAHTHAAPAHPQPPACQDCGCSFHQSTKLIQQQHIQGRQRSPLALFFACPPGPVGRKWGHKLLPHRVAVRL; encoded by the exons ATGAATAGAATCCTCGCCCTTGCCTTTG GGTTTACcctccagaaggaaagagactgtGCTGACCCAGACACTTTGAGTCCCCACTTCCACATGCCCTGCGATCT TGTTGCAGGCCTACTCCACTCACACTCCCATGAAGGTGGTTTCTCACACATGCTCATGCTCCCCAGTGACAAGGGAGGTGAACAGGACCCCGAGGATGAGGA TTCCATGGGGGCTAGACCTAATCTTGGCCACTGCACACTAGCATgcgcccaggggctggagccctgACACCCCAGCACAGGTTCTAGGGCAGTACAAGGTGGCCACTGTGACTTGTGTGGGAAGGTGTTCAGCCAAGGCAGCAACCTGCTGAGGCACCCAAAGATACACACAGGTAGATGATCTTTTGTGTGTTGTGAATACGGTCGCAGCTTCAGCCGCAGTTCACACCTGCTATACCACCAGCTCACGCACACTGAGAAGCACCCATTTGTGTGCAGTGGCTATGGCCAGGGCTTTGTGCACAA GGAGGAGCAACGGCTGCTGCACACTGGCGAACAGCCCTCCTGCTGCACGGACCGTGGCCAGTGCTTCCAGCAGCGCTCCAATCTTCTGCAGCACCAGCACATCCACAGAGCCACGCCCA TCTTGTCTCAGTGGGTCCCCGAGCCCCTAGTCCCCTCCCCGTGCACTGAGTGCCAGGAGAGCTTCAGATGGCACTCAGTGTTGCTGGAGCACCAAGCAGTGCACACTGATGAGCAGCGTTTCGGCTGTGTGGAGTGTGGCAAGTGCTTTGGCTGCCACTCTGTGCTGCTGCCGCACCGTTGGGCATACAGTGGGGAGCGGCCCTTCACCT CCCGGCAGCACTCCAACATCATGCAGCACCAGTGCATCCACCAGGGCAAGTTGCCCTTCTTCACCTGTGCTGAATGCAGCAAGTCGTTCCGCCAGCAG CCCATGCTCATGTAGCACCTGTGGGTGCACACTAGTGAGAAACCTTTCTCCTGCCCCAAGTGTGGCCAGAGCTCCAGCCACTGCCTCAAGCACACACAGCACCAGTGAACCCACACAAGAGAGAAGCCCTACCACTGCACTAAGTGCAGCCTGGGCTACACACAGGTCTCCCACCTCAGGGAGCATCAGCACATCCACAC AGAGAGGCCCTTCACCTGCCCCAAATGTGACCAGACCTTCCGGTCAC ACACCCTCACACAGCACCAGCATACCCACACTGGGGAGTGGCCCTCTGCCTGCGCCGAATGTGCCAAGGCCCACACTCATGCAGCACCTGCACACCCACAGCCCCCTGCCTGCCAGGACTGTGGCTGCAGCTTCCACCAGAGCACCAAGCTCATCCAGCAACAGCACATTCAGGGTAGGCAGCGCTCACCACTTGCTTTGTTCTTTGCATGTCCACCAGGTCCTGTGGGTAGGAAATGGGGCCACAAACTCCTGCCTCACAGGGTTGCTGTAAGGCTGTGA